One window from the genome of Gadus morhua chromosome 16, gadMor3.0, whole genome shotgun sequence encodes:
- the LOC115528881 gene encoding zinc finger MYM-type protein 1-like, giving the protein MAEMIRKQLRDEVKDAEHFAILVDESKDISKKEQISVIVRYLNTESERVVEEFLHFTPADGLDANSLFASIKQTLSRCGIDLNCCVGQCYDGASVMSGCNNGVQELFRREVPQAVYIHCHAHRLNLVLVDCVHNVDAAAEFFETLQTLYKFFSGSVVHDLFLKKQRELSTAQRIELKRLSDTRWACQYDAICAVKRTLPAIIATLRDTVRDKNAKRRTEAKSVSSLMDEQFVLHLILFEDVFRTTKFMSDALQSPNFDLLTADDLAQSVITAISEKRTDDNWAAIRKQAGDMCVNTGIATVHREKRQTQTAKHLEGFIVEAPIERPGMGSMDELKTQSFYPVLDRLLMELRRRFSIEANGVLAGLPALSPNHPSFLDKQVILPMARHYGVSEENLCAELHQVRRLLKRKEEQGCTINSNQEFLSLMRPYKDAFVDLYKLISISLTLPVTSASCERSFSCLRRLKSYLRNSSGDGRTSDLALLAINPLRARALDIDRIIDAFALNHNNRRIVLL; this is encoded by the coding sequence ATGGCAGAAATGATTAGGAAACAATTAAGGGATGAGGTTAAGGACGCTGAACATTTTGCCATTTTGGTGGATGAAAGCAAAGACATCAGCAAAAAAGAGCAAATTTCAGTGATCGTGCGTTATTTGAACACGGAATCagagagagtggtggaggaATTCTTGCATTTCACCCCAGCTGATGGACTAGACGCAAACTCGCTCTTTGCAAGCATCAAGCAGACGCTCAGTCGGTGCGGTATTGACCTGAATTGTTGTGTTGGCCAGTGCTATGATGGTGCCTCAGTCATGTCTGGATGTAACAACGGAGTCCAAGAACTTTTCAGAAGAGAGGTGCCGCAAGCAGTTTATATACACTGCCATGCTCATAGGCTTAACCTGGTGTTGGTGGACTGTGTGCATAATGTAGATGCTGCCGCTGAGTTTTTTGAGACGTTGCAAACACTGTACAAGTTTTTTTCGGGGTCAGTGGTGCACGATCTCTTTCTGAAGAAACAAAGGGAACTTTCAACGGCACAGCGCATAGAGCTGAAGAGACTGAGTGACACTCGCTGGGCATGCCAGTATGATGCTATCTGTGCAGTCAAGAGAACTCTCCCGGCTATCATCGCTACCCTGCGTGACACTGTTCGCGACAAGAATGCGAAACGGAGGACAGAGGCTAAATCTGTCAGTTCCCTTATGGATGAGCAGTTTGTTCTGCATTTAATTCTTTTTGAGGATGTTTTTAGAACTACCAAATTCATGTCCGATGCGCTACAGTCTCCCAATTTCGATCTCTTGACAGCGGATGACCTGGCCCAATCTGTGATCACGGCCATATCGGAGAAACGTACAGATGACAACTGGGCAGCAATCCGTAAGCAGGCAGGAGACATGTGCGTTAATACCGGGATAGCTACtgtacatcgtgagaaaaggcAGACCCAAACAGCTAAACATCTGGAGGGCTTTATTGTGGAGGCCCCGATAGAAAGACCAGGCATGGGCAGCATGGATGAACTGAAAACTCAGTCATTCTATCCTGTCTTAGACAGGTTGTTAATGGAACTCCGGCGACGCTTTTCCATCGAAGCAAATGGTGTACTGGCAGGCTTGCCAGCCCTAAGCCCTAATCACCCATCATTCCTTGACAAGCAAGTTATTCTGCCCATGGCTCGCCATTATGGGGTCAGCGAGGAGAATTTGTGTGCAGAACTCCATCAAGTTCGCCGGCTCCTGAAAAGGAAGGAAGAGCAAGGATGCACCATTAACAGCAACCAGGAGTTCCTATCCCTTATGCGGCCTTACAAAGACGCCTTCGTGGACCTCTACAAATTGATCTCCATATCTCTGACCCTGCCTGTAACATCTGCGAGCTGCGAGCGCAGTTTTTCTTGTCTGCGTCGCTTGAAGAGCTACCTGAGGAATAGCAGTGGGGATGGCCGAACCAGTGACCTTGCACTTCTGGCGATTAACCCTCTGCGAGCACGGGCTTTGGACATCGACAGGATCATAGATGCCTTCGCtctcaaccacaacaacaggcGCATTGTCCTGTTATGA